In Chloroflexota bacterium, one DNA window encodes the following:
- a CDS encoding helix-turn-helix transcriptional regulator codes for MSNIKVWLEQQSMTQAELARRLRISPSYLNDIVKGRAEITDTIKWRFAQAFGFDVAAELFGDGEHDNGAQQAVREHGAA; via the coding sequence ATGTCGAATATCAAGGTGTGGTTAGAACAGCAAAGTATGACCCAAGCCGAGCTAGCCAGGAGGTTGCGTATTAGCCCAAGCTACCTGAACGACATAGTTAAGGGGCGAGCTGAAATTACCGATACGATCAAGTGGCGATTCGCCCAGGCGTTCGGGTTCGACGTGGCGGCGGAGCTGTTCGGCGACGGCGAGCACGACAACGGCGCTCAGCAGGCCGTGCGTGAGCATGGGGCTGCGTGA
- a CDS encoding helix-turn-helix transcriptional regulator → MTTLSERLQALRKKRGWSLGMLAVYAGSSASYLSEIESGKRTNVGAEILTRLAEALDTTTDYLLGLTDDPRPRQGETREKEPAIAPELWPLIEMLNRQEPEDRSQWVEIFTDILKISEEMEEQEFEELPPDVQEFIRLFDLLPDELKDQFRRELEEAVARQEKRAASA, encoded by the coding sequence GTGACTACTTTAAGCGAACGCTTACAGGCACTCAGAAAAAAGCGAGGATGGTCCCTTGGCATGCTTGCCGTGTATGCGGGGTCATCCGCCTCATACCTATCTGAAATCGAAAGCGGCAAGAGAACGAATGTCGGGGCGGAAATATTAACGCGTCTCGCAGAAGCGCTCGACACCACCACCGATTACTTGCTCGGCCTCACGGACGATCCAAGGCCTCGGCAGGGCGAGACCAGAGAAAAGGAGCCAGCCATAGCCCCCGAGCTCTGGCCGCTAATCGAGATGCTAAACAGACAAGAGCCAGAGGATCGCAGTCAGTGGGTAGAGATCTTTACTGACATCTTGAAGATCAGCGAGGAGATGGAGGAACAGGAATTCGAGGAACTGCCGCCGGACGTTCAGGAATTCATCCGTCTCTTCGACCTCTTGCCCGACGAACTGAAAGACCAATTCCGTCGCGAGCTCGAGGAGGCCGTAGCACGGCAAGAAAAACGCGCCGCAAGCGCATGA
- a CDS encoding YccF domain-containing protein, producing the protein MTIGKSGTRVTTGIPGTGLSYTTKLNKKSRSKKQAVTVSKRTSFFSQLLWFLLVGWWLGAIIVIIAYICFALIITIPIGVSLINQLPSIIARRRSSAIAPMPSQVQVKQRNFLIRAAWFVCVGFWLAFLWMVVAYALCLTIIGMPIGFWMFEQTPGILTLRKSA; encoded by the coding sequence ATGACAATCGGAAAGAGCGGAACGCGGGTGACAACAGGGATACCAGGCACAGGCCTGTCATACACTACTAAGCTGAACAAAAAGAGCCGGAGTAAAAAGCAAGCCGTCACTGTTTCCAAGAGGACTAGCTTTTTCTCGCAGCTCCTGTGGTTCCTTCTCGTTGGCTGGTGGCTAGGGGCCATCATTGTAATCATCGCCTACATCTGCTTTGCATTGATCATCACCATACCTATTGGAGTTAGTCTTATCAACCAGCTTCCATCCATAATCGCCAGAAGAAGATCATCGGCTATCGCCCCAATGCCTAGTCAAGTCCAAGTGAAGCAACGAAATTTCCTTATTCGAGCCGCATGGTTTGTCTGCGTCGGGTTCTGGCTCGCTTTTCTTTGGATGGTTGTCGCTTATGCACTATGCTTGACGATCATAGGAATGCCAATCGGATTCTGGATGTTCGAACAAACGCCGGGGATTCTAACGCTACGGAAATCTGCGTGA
- the tsaA gene encoding tRNA (N6-threonylcarbamoyladenosine(37)-N6)-methyltransferase TrmO, producing MEIRYRPIGVVRSPFKDIAGMPIQPAGAAGVQGTVEVWPEFVEGLKDLEGFSHIILLYHFHRAREVRLTVVPFMDSEPHGVFATRAPKRPNPIGLSVVRLIRVERNVLYIENVDILDGTPLLDIKPYVPEFDPLPVERVGWLERAQGKVQSKRSDDRFR from the coding sequence ATGGAGATTCGATATCGACCTATCGGTGTTGTGCGTAGTCCCTTCAAGGATATTGCGGGGATGCCCATCCAGCCCGCAGGGGCGGCCGGCGTTCAGGGCACGGTCGAGGTCTGGCCCGAGTTCGTTGAGGGGCTGAAGGACCTGGAGGGTTTCTCTCACATCATCCTGTTGTATCATTTCCATCGAGCGCGGGAAGTCAGGCTCACGGTCGTTCCCTTCATGGATTCGGAGCCGCATGGAGTGTTCGCCACCCGAGCGCCGAAGCGCCCCAATCCGATCGGGCTGTCCGTCGTGAGGCTGATACGCGTTGAGCGCAACGTGTTGTATATCGAGAACGTGGACATCCTGGACGGGACGCCGCTGTTAGATATCAAACCATACGTGCCCGAGTTTGATCCGCTTCCTGTGGAGCGCGTGGGGTGGCTGGAACGGGCGCAGGGGAAGGTGCAAAGCAAACGATCGGATGACCGGTTTCGATAG
- a CDS encoding nodulation protein NfeD — MRIRQQTALRAQRLILRAWIIILILGASAIAILPSNAEQPGKVMKLEVRGVIDPLVAQYVERGVRVANEAQAQMVIIQLDTPGGLDTAMRKIVQAILNSDVPVVVFVSPSGSRAASAGVFITVAAHIAAMAPGTNIGAAHPVDMSQSEMSATMQDKVTNDAVAYIQAIAQQRGRNAEWVAQAVRQSAALTAQQALEENVIDLVAADLPALLRQLDGHRVAVNGKSVVLRLESPTIEPYPMTWLEVIAHGVIDPNIAYILLTLGTLALIAELYNPGAILPGVSGVIALILAFIALGSLPVNWGGIALIVIALAFFVADIKVPGFALSVAGVISFVLGSLFLFSPFTPTTPSMPQLSVSPWLLVVMTAILVSFFGIAVTAGLRAQQRTALMGSHVLIGKIGIAQSDLTPQGVVQVQSETWTAIADDAPVSAGETIEVTGTDGLRLRVRRLR, encoded by the coding sequence ATGCGAATCCGCCAACAGACAGCCCTGCGGGCCCAACGCCTTATCCTACGAGCCTGGATCATCATCTTGATCCTCGGCGCATCGGCGATCGCGATCCTCCCCTCCAACGCCGAACAGCCCGGGAAGGTGATGAAGCTCGAGGTACGTGGCGTCATCGATCCACTTGTCGCCCAGTACGTCGAGCGGGGCGTCCGCGTGGCCAACGAGGCCCAGGCCCAAATGGTCATCATCCAGCTGGACACGCCCGGCGGCCTTGACACCGCGATGCGTAAGATCGTCCAGGCAATCCTGAACTCCGACGTGCCCGTCGTCGTCTTCGTCTCCCCCTCGGGTTCCAGAGCCGCCTCGGCCGGCGTCTTCATCACCGTGGCCGCCCACATCGCGGCCATGGCGCCGGGCACGAACATCGGCGCCGCCCATCCCGTGGACATGAGCCAGAGCGAGATGTCGGCCACGATGCAGGACAAGGTCACCAACGACGCGGTAGCCTATATCCAGGCCATCGCCCAGCAGCGCGGCCGCAACGCCGAGTGGGTGGCACAGGCGGTCCGACAAAGCGCCGCCCTCACCGCCCAACAGGCGCTGGAGGAGAACGTGATCGATCTGGTGGCGGCGGACCTCCCCGCCCTGCTACGCCAGCTGGACGGGCACCGGGTCGCCGTCAACGGGAAGTCCGTGGTGTTACGGTTGGAATCGCCCACCATCGAACCATACCCGATGACTTGGCTGGAGGTGATCGCCCACGGCGTGATCGATCCCAACATCGCCTATATCCTCCTCACCTTGGGGACCCTGGCCCTCATCGCCGAGCTGTACAATCCCGGCGCCATCCTCCCCGGCGTGAGCGGGGTCATCGCCCTTATCCTGGCTTTCATCGCCCTAGGAAGCCTCCCGGTCAACTGGGGAGGCATCGCCCTGATCGTCATCGCATTGGCCTTCTTCGTCGCTGACATCAAAGTCCCTGGCTTCGCGCTGAGCGTTGCCGGCGTGATCAGCTTCGTTCTGGGATCCCTTTTCCTATTCAGCCCATTCACACCCACCACGCCCAGCATGCCCCAGCTGTCCGTCAGCCCCTGGCTCCTGGTGGTCATGACGGCCATCCTCGTCAGCTTCTTCGGGATCGCGGTGACGGCAGGCCTGCGAGCCCAACAACGCACGGCCCTGATGGGATCACATGTGCTGATCGGCAAAATCGGCATCGCACAATCCGACCTGACCCCCCAAGGCGTGGTCCAGGTGCAAAGCGAGACATGGACGGCCATCGCCGACGATGCGCCGGTGAGCGCCGGGGAGACGATAGAGGTTACCGGAACCGACGGCCTGCGCCTGCGGGTACGTCGCCTACGCTGA
- a CDS encoding SPFH/Band 7/PHB domain protein, whose protein sequence is MQNLLSTLITAVVLLILLIPLVYLSVKIVREYQRLVVFRLGRCIGERGPGLVLLIPFVDRPVWVDLREVYLEVPKQTCITKDNAPIDIDFLIYWKVIDPTASVVQVGDFAGASQGIATTTLRAVIGDISLDDVLAKREDINQVLRVKLDEVTERWGVKVTSVEIREITPPREVQTAMNRQLAAERERRAMVTEAEGKREAAIRVAEGQKQAAILEAEGNRQAAILQAEGFALALEKIYNIARTIDDKTMNLQYLETLKAIGVSPATKFVLPMEFTNLLRPFVTYSQQAAGGPSSSS, encoded by the coding sequence ATGCAAAACCTGCTGAGTACCCTCATCACCGCCGTCGTGCTCCTCATCCTGTTGATCCCCCTCGTATACCTGTCCGTCAAGATCGTGCGTGAATATCAGCGCCTGGTGGTCTTTCGGCTGGGCCGCTGCATCGGGGAGAGGGGCCCCGGGCTGGTGTTGCTGATCCCCTTCGTCGATCGCCCCGTATGGGTGGATTTGAGGGAGGTATATCTAGAGGTCCCAAAACAGACCTGCATCACCAAGGATAACGCCCCTATCGACATCGACTTCCTCATCTACTGGAAGGTCATCGATCCGACGGCCAGCGTGGTCCAGGTGGGCGACTTCGCCGGGGCCTCCCAGGGCATCGCCACCACCACGCTGCGCGCCGTCATCGGCGATATCTCATTGGACGACGTGCTGGCCAAGCGCGAGGACATCAACCAGGTGTTGCGGGTGAAGCTAGACGAGGTGACCGAGCGCTGGGGCGTGAAGGTGACCAGCGTCGAGATCCGGGAGATCACGCCGCCGCGCGAGGTGCAGACCGCGATGAACCGGCAGCTCGCCGCCGAGCGAGAGCGTCGCGCCATGGTGACGGAGGCCGAAGGCAAGCGTGAGGCAGCCATCCGAGTAGCCGAGGGCCAGAAGCAGGCAGCCATCCTGGAGGCCGAAGGGAACCGGCAAGCGGCCATCCTTCAGGCGGAGGGGTTCGCCCTGGCTCTGGAGAAGATCTACAACATCGCGCGTACCATCGATGACAAGACCATGAACCTGCAATACCTGGAAACGCTCAAGGCCATCGGCGTCAGCCCGGCCACCAAATTCGTCCTCCCCATGGAGTTCACCAACCTGCTACGCCCGTTTGTGACCTACAGCCAACAAGCCGCTGGCGGCCCGTCAAGCAGTTCATGA
- the mog gene encoding molybdopterin adenylyltransferase yields the protein MFRVGVLTVSDRVSRGVAEDRSGPLISQMVRERLGALVVAEQVVPDERYVIEEILRRWSDEEELDLILTTGGTGFAPRDVTPEATRAVIERETPGFAEAMRAASLAVTPHAMLSRSVAGIRGRTLIVNLPGSPKAVRENLEVILPALPHGLALLQEVEGEDRRHEHGREADQPSWADDFQSWLERREAGEDSAAEH from the coding sequence ATGTTTCGCGTGGGGGTGCTGACCGTCAGCGACCGGGTGTCCCGCGGCGTGGCCGAGGACAGAAGCGGCCCGCTGATCTCGCAGATGGTGCGGGAGCGGTTGGGCGCGCTGGTGGTCGCGGAGCAGGTCGTCCCCGACGAGCGATATGTGATCGAGGAGATCCTGCGGCGGTGGTCGGATGAGGAGGAGCTGGATCTGATCCTGACCACCGGCGGTACCGGCTTTGCCCCGCGCGATGTGACGCCGGAGGCGACCAGGGCGGTGATCGAGCGGGAGACGCCCGGCTTCGCCGAGGCCATGCGGGCGGCGAGCCTGGCGGTTACCCCTCATGCGATGCTCAGCCGAAGCGTCGCCGGCATTCGGGGACGGACGCTCATCGTCAACCTGCCGGGCAGCCCCAAGGCGGTGCGGGAGAATCTGGAGGTGATCCTGCCCGCGTTGCCTCACGGTCTGGCCCTGTTGCAGGAGGTAGAGGGCGAGGATCGGCGCCACGAGCATGGGAGGGAAGCGGATCAGCCATCGTGGGCTGACGATTTCCAGTCGTGGTTAGAGCGACGCGAGGCAGGAGAGGATTCCGCCGCCGAGCATTGA
- the rpsI gene encoding 30S ribosomal protein S9, giving the protein MSARYIEAIGRRKTATARVRLYPGTGTILVNNRPLEEHFPRPLLVHRLLEPLRVTGTEGRFNITVQVKGGGVSGQADAVRLGIARALVKVDENLRPVLRNYGLLTRDARAKERKKPGLKRARKAPQYTKR; this is encoded by the coding sequence ATGTCAGCCAGGTATATCGAAGCCATTGGTCGCCGGAAGACCGCCACGGCGCGGGTACGTCTGTACCCGGGCACGGGGACGATCTTGGTCAACAACAGGCCGCTTGAGGAGCACTTCCCAAGGCCGTTGCTGGTGCATCGGCTGCTGGAGCCGTTGCGGGTGACGGGCACGGAGGGGCGGTTCAACATCACCGTCCAGGTGAAGGGCGGTGGGGTCAGTGGCCAGGCGGACGCGGTGCGCTTGGGGATCGCCCGCGCGCTGGTGAAGGTGGACGAGAATCTGCGCCCCGTCCTGCGCAATTACGGGCTCCTCACCCGGGACGCCCGCGCCAAAGAGCGGAAGAAGCCCGGCCTCAAGCGAGCCCGCAAGGCGCCGCAGTACACCAAGCGCTAA
- the rplM gene encoding 50S ribosomal protein L13: MKTYSAKPNEIEREWYVVDATGKTLGRLASEIAKILRGKHKPIYTPHVDCGDFVIVVNADKIRVTGRKLDQKIYYRHSGYPGGLKSIPLRDQLARHPERVIQLAVRGMLPKNRLGRRMIKKLKVYASPEHPHQAQQPKPLEL; this comes from the coding sequence GTGAAGACCTATAGTGCGAAACCCAACGAGATCGAACGCGAGTGGTATGTCGTGGATGCGACGGGGAAAACGCTGGGCCGGTTGGCGAGCGAGATCGCGAAGATCTTGCGGGGGAAGCATAAGCCCATTTATACGCCGCATGTGGATTGTGGCGATTTCGTGATCGTCGTGAATGCGGATAAGATCCGGGTGACCGGTCGCAAGCTGGATCAGAAGATCTATTATCGGCACTCGGGCTATCCCGGTGGCCTGAAGAGCATTCCGCTGCGTGATCAGCTGGCCAGACATCCGGAGCGGGTGATCCAGCTGGCTGTGCGCGGGATGTTGCCGAAGAATCGCCTGGGGCGGCGCATGATCAAGAAGCTCAAAGTGTACGCGTCGCCGGAGCATCCACATCAGGCGCAACAACCGAAGCCGCTGGAATTATAA
- the truA gene encoding tRNA pseudouridine(38-40) synthase TruA, whose translation MRRGRESLPGEQAGDEADLDGELHLRARVEYDGTEFFGFQRQATHRTVQGELERALEAVTCRPVRVIGAGRTDTGVHAVGQVVAFRVVWRHPIPDLERAWNALLPEDIAVWRLERAPEGFHPRFSARSRWYRYTIWNGGRRSPLWRRYAWVVPEPLDERAMQEAARCLVGEHDFAAFGQPPQGENTVRHIFRAEWVRDGDVLRFDIEGNAFLKHMVRNLVGTFLYVGRGQRPPEWLAQVLEGRDRAQCAPPAPPCGLCLMEVAY comes from the coding sequence ATGCGTCGCGGTCGGGAGAGTCTCCCGGGTGAACAGGCCGGGGACGAAGCCGATCTCGATGGGGAGCTCCATCTGCGGGCTCGGGTGGAGTACGACGGTACGGAGTTCTTCGGGTTCCAGAGGCAGGCGACGCATCGGACCGTTCAGGGGGAGCTGGAGCGAGCGCTGGAGGCGGTCACCTGCCGGCCCGTCAGGGTGATCGGCGCGGGGCGTACCGATACCGGCGTGCACGCGGTGGGGCAGGTGGTGGCGTTTCGTGTGGTATGGCGCCATCCCATCCCGGACCTGGAGCGAGCCTGGAACGCTCTGTTGCCCGAGGACATCGCCGTGTGGAGGCTGGAGCGGGCGCCGGAGGGGTTTCACCCCCGGTTCAGCGCTCGCAGCCGTTGGTATCGATACACGATCTGGAATGGAGGCCGTCGCTCTCCGCTGTGGAGGCGTTATGCATGGGTGGTGCCCGAGCCGCTGGACGAGCGGGCCATGCAGGAGGCGGCCCGATGTCTGGTGGGCGAACATGATTTCGCTGCGTTCGGGCAGCCGCCTCAAGGGGAGAACACGGTGCGGCACATCTTCCGTGCCGAGTGGGTGCGGGACGGTGATGTGCTTCGGTTTGACATCGAGGGAAACGCCTTTTTGAAGCATATGGTGCGGAATCTGGTGGGGACGTTCCTCTACGTGGGGCGTGGCCAGCGGCCGCCGGAGTGGCTGGCCCAGGTGTTGGAGGGACGGGATCGTGCTCAGTGTGCCCCACCGGCGCCTCCGTGTGGCCTGTGCCTGATGGAGGTCGCCTACTGA
- the rplQ gene encoding 50S ribosomal protein L17 has product MRHRKAGYKLGRSSGHRRALFRNLMTELFRHGRIRTTEAKARAVRPAAEKLITKAKRGLAPGGNYVHARRLTAAQLNDPDVARKLFEEWAPRYENRPGGYTRIIKLGPRKGDGAEMVILELVE; this is encoded by the coding sequence ATGCGACATCGTAAGGCTGGCTATAAGTTGGGGCGTTCTTCGGGTCATCGTCGGGCGCTCTTTCGTAATCTGATGACGGAGCTGTTTCGGCACGGCCGGATTCGCACCACGGAGGCCAAAGCCCGTGCGGTGCGTCCGGCGGCGGAGAAGCTGATCACCAAGGCCAAGCGTGGTCTGGCGCCGGGTGGGAACTATGTGCATGCTCGCCGCCTGACCGCCGCCCAGTTGAACGATCCGGATGTGGCGCGCAAGCTGTTCGAGGAATGGGCTCCGCGCTACGAGAATCGCCCGGGCGGCTACACGCGGATCATCAAGCTGGGTCCCCGCAAGGGAGATGGGGCTGAGATGGTGATCCTGGAGCTCGTGGAGTAA
- a CDS encoding DNA-directed RNA polymerase subunit alpha yields the protein MFNQVLPKIESDASSQNYGRFIIGPLESGYGITLGNALRRVLLSSLPGAAVTSIRINNVYHEFSPIPNVREDTTALILNIKQIRLKCHADGPVRLYLEVHGEGPVLAGDIQCPPEVEIVNPDLYLLTVDSADAGFEMELMVQRGKGYSPAEERGDLPLGEIPVDAIFSPVRKVNYTVERARVGQQTDFDRLVLEVWTDGTISPRDAVSESAKILVQLLQLVAGVDTVEAEPVVEEEEGIPSRIYEVPIEDLELTVRAYNCLKRAGITQVGEILEKLERGGEDEILAIRNFGRKSLRELLARLDEKGFLSVIDYGGAGSSSNENGEEAEGGEEVEDGGSPVELEAS from the coding sequence TTGTTTAATCAAGTACTGCCCAAAATCGAAAGTGACGCCAGTTCCCAAAATTATGGCCGTTTCATCATCGGCCCGTTGGAGAGCGGGTACGGCATCACCTTGGGCAATGCCCTTCGCCGGGTGCTTCTCTCGTCCTTGCCTGGGGCGGCGGTGACGTCGATCCGTATCAATAACGTGTATCACGAGTTCTCGCCGATCCCCAACGTGCGAGAGGACACGACGGCGTTGATCCTCAACATCAAACAGATCCGGCTGAAGTGCCATGCGGACGGGCCGGTGCGCCTCTATCTGGAGGTTCATGGCGAGGGGCCCGTCCTGGCTGGTGATATCCAATGCCCGCCGGAGGTGGAGATCGTGAACCCCGATCTCTATCTCCTGACCGTCGACTCGGCGGATGCCGGCTTTGAGATGGAGTTGATGGTGCAGCGGGGTAAGGGCTACTCGCCGGCGGAGGAGCGTGGCGATCTGCCGCTGGGAGAGATCCCCGTGGATGCCATCTTCAGTCCGGTGCGCAAGGTGAATTACACGGTCGAGCGGGCCCGCGTGGGCCAGCAGACGGACTTCGACCGTCTGGTGCTGGAGGTCTGGACCGACGGGACGATCTCGCCGCGCGATGCGGTCAGCGAGAGCGCCAAGATCTTGGTGCAGCTGCTGCAGTTGGTCGCTGGCGTGGACACCGTGGAGGCCGAGCCGGTCGTAGAGGAGGAAGAGGGCATTCCCAGCCGTATTTACGAGGTGCCCATCGAGGATCTGGAACTCACCGTGCGTGCCTACAACTGCTTGAAGCGCGCCGGGATCACCCAGGTGGGGGAGATCCTGGAAAAGCTGGAGCGGGGTGGCGAGGATGAGATCCTGGCCATCCGCAACTTCGGCCGAAAGTCGCTGCGGGAGTTGTTGGCGCGGTTGGACGAGAAGGGTTTCCTCTCCGTGATTGACTACGGGGGGGCGGGCTCCTCCAGCAACGAGAACGGTGAGGAGGCCGAAGGCGGTGAGGAAGTGGAGGACGGCGGGTCACCTGTGGAGCTGGAAGCGAGTTAG
- the rpsD gene encoding 30S ribosomal protein S4, translating to MARYTAAVCKLCRREGQKLFLKGERCFSPKCAMERRGYPPGMHGAQVRFRRRESDYGVQLREKQKAKRIYGVLERQFRRYFREAQRSKGLTGATLLITLERRLDNVVYRLGLADSRAQARQLVRHGHIEVNGRKTNIPSFLVKEGDVIRVRDRSRKTAYFKDLLERLGERPVPEWLSFDPESLTGRVVALPTRDQIDVSLNEQLIVEYYSR from the coding sequence TTGGCACGGTATACAGCAGCGGTTTGCAAACTCTGTCGACGTGAGGGTCAGAAGCTCTTTCTGAAGGGAGAGCGCTGCTTCTCGCCCAAATGCGCGATGGAAAGACGGGGCTATCCGCCGGGAATGCACGGCGCCCAGGTCCGGTTCCGTCGTCGAGAGTCGGATTATGGCGTGCAGTTGCGTGAGAAGCAGAAGGCCAAGCGCATCTATGGCGTTTTGGAGCGTCAGTTCCGACGGTATTTCCGGGAGGCGCAGCGGAGCAAAGGGCTGACCGGCGCGACCCTGCTGATCACGTTGGAGCGTCGTCTGGACAATGTGGTCTATCGGTTGGGGTTGGCGGACTCCCGGGCGCAGGCGCGCCAGCTGGTGCGCCATGGCCATATCGAGGTGAACGGTCGCAAGACGAACATCCCTTCCTTCCTGGTCAAGGAGGGGGATGTCATCCGTGTGCGTGATCGGAGTCGGAAGACCGCCTATTTCAAGGATTTGTTGGAGCGCCTGGGTGAGAGGCCGGTGCCGGAGTGGCTGAGCTTCGATCCGGAATCACTGACCGGTCGGGTCGTTGCGCTTCCCACGCGTGATCAGATTGATGTCTCCCTGAATGAGCAACTGATTGTGGAGTATTACAGCCGCTAG
- the rpsK gene encoding 30S ribosomal protein S11, producing MPRRRTGRRGRSRRERRMVPVGQVHIHSTFNNTLITITDPEGDVLTWASAGSVGFKGSRKSTPYAAQMAATEAARAAMDMGMREVDVFVKGPGPGREAAIRTLQASGLRVRSITDATPIPHNGCRPPKKRRV from the coding sequence ATGCCGAGGAGACGGACTGGACGACGGGGAAGGTCACGGCGAGAACGCCGAATGGTGCCCGTGGGGCAGGTGCATATCCATTCCACCTTCAACAACACGCTCATCACCATCACGGATCCCGAGGGCGACGTGTTGACGTGGGCCAGCGCTGGCTCGGTGGGGTTCAAGGGATCCCGCAAGAGCACGCCGTACGCGGCCCAGATGGCGGCCACGGAGGCAGCGCGGGCGGCCATGGACATGGGAATGCGTGAGGTGGATGTGTTCGTGAAGGGGCCTGGTCCCGGGCGAGAGGCGGCGATTCGGACGTTGCAGGCGTCCGGCCTGCGGGTCCGCTCGATCACCGACGCCACGCCGATCCCGCACAACGGATGCCGGCCGCCGAAGAAGCGGCGCGTGTAG
- the rpsM gene encoding 30S ribosomal protein S13, translating to MARIAGVDLPRDKRIEIALTYIYGIGRSTSGEILEHVGIHPDKRVRDLSESEIARLREFIDRNYTVEGDLRREVTMNIKRLMEIGCYRGIRHRRNLPVRGQRTRTNARTKRGPRKTVPGRRRARAKK from the coding sequence ATGGCGCGTATTGCTGGTGTTGATCTGCCGCGGGACAAGCGAATCGAGATCGCCTTGACCTACATCTATGGGATCGGTCGCTCCACCAGCGGCGAGATCCTGGAACACGTGGGCATTCATCCGGATAAGCGTGTGAGGGATCTGAGCGAGTCGGAGATCGCCCGGCTGCGTGAGTTCATCGATCGCAATTATACGGTGGAGGGTGATCTTCGTCGCGAGGTCACCATGAATATCAAGCGGCTGATGGAGATCGGGTGCTACCGCGGCATACGGCATCGTCGGAATCTGCCCGTGCGCGGGCAGCGCACGCGCACGAACGCGCGCACCAAGCGGGGCCCGCGGAAGACGGTCCCCGGGCGGCGCCGGGCTCGGGCCAAGAAGTAG
- the rpmJ gene encoding 50S ribosomal protein L36, whose product MKVKPSVKRRCEKCKIIRRRGVVRVICTNPKHKQRQG is encoded by the coding sequence ATGAAGGTGAAGCCGTCCGTGAAGCGGCGTTGCGAAAAGTGCAAAATCATCAGGCGAAGGGGCGTGGTTCGCGTGATCTGCACCAACCCCAAGCACAAGCAGCGGCAAGGCTAG
- the map gene encoding type I methionyl aminopeptidase, which translates to MRGGLRRRRQPILKTREEIELMRKAGRIVAEVHELMRRMVRPGVSTAELDAAAEDLIRRRNALPAFKGYPHTGRNDFPATICASVNEELVHGIPSPKRILREGDIISIDVGAIYEGFYGDSAWTYAVGEVDEEARRLMEATEGALYAGIAAARAGHRLREVSAAIQRYVEERGFNVVREYTGHGIGRAMHEPPQVLNYVNEHDVEGRIVMRPGLTIALEPMVNAGTWRTRVLRDGWTVVTADGRLSAHFEHTLVVTNGDPEILTRL; encoded by the coding sequence ATGCGAGGTGGGCTGAGGCGGCGTCGGCAGCCGATTCTGAAGACGCGAGAAGAGATCGAGTTGATGCGTAAGGCTGGACGTATCGTCGCCGAGGTCCACGAGCTCATGCGGCGGATGGTGCGCCCAGGGGTGAGCACGGCCGAGCTGGATGCGGCCGCCGAGGACTTGATTCGACGTCGCAATGCCCTGCCGGCCTTTAAGGGATACCCGCATACGGGGCGTAATGACTTCCCGGCGACTATCTGCGCCTCCGTGAATGAGGAGCTGGTCCACGGGATCCCGAGCCCCAAGCGCATCCTGCGCGAGGGGGACATCATCAGCATCGATGTGGGGGCCATTTACGAGGGGTTCTACGGGGACTCCGCCTGGACGTACGCGGTGGGGGAGGTCGACGAGGAGGCCCGCCGGCTGATGGAGGCGACGGAGGGCGCCCTGTATGCGGGCATCGCGGCCGCCCGAGCCGGCCACCGATTGCGAGAGGTGTCGGCGGCGATTCAACGGTACGTGGAGGAGCGGGGCTTCAACGTCGTGCGGGAGTATACCGGGCACGGAATCGGCCGGGCCATGCATGAGCCGCCGCAGGTCCTGAATTACGTGAACGAGCACGATGTGGAGGGGCGCATCGTCATGCGGCCCGGGCTGACCATCGCTTTGGAGCCGATGGTGAACGCGGGGACGTGGCGCACCCGTGTCCTGCGGGATGGTTGGACGGTGGTGACGGCCGATGGCCGTTTGTCGGCCCATTTCGAGCACACCCTGGTGGTGACGAACGGGGACCCGGAGATTCTCACCCGTCTGTAA